In Thunnus maccoyii chromosome 3, fThuMac1.1, whole genome shotgun sequence, the following proteins share a genomic window:
- the LOC121891998 gene encoding amphoterin-induced protein 1-like codes for MGRSLCLSRRATEAVFRRRSFITVLPLALLLPTVRVSGQLLGSSLDCHKTCVCASNIISCSRMNLTNVPTELQPYTAVLDLSFNSISRLRAEWTPVKLSRLHSLLLSHNGLTFLSSEAFVHVIKLRYLDLSSNGLRQLDEYIFEPLEDLEVLLLYNNRISQIDRSAFSGLSNLQRLYLSQNQISRFPLELVKERSRIESLRLLDASSNRIKTLPLNELQALPAWIKNGLYLHKNPLPCSCELYDMLARWNLKDLSSVTDFRDNHTCVLPGKKEKVATLDLNKIYLNCSEVRIMDKEAFLEQFLVLDCDTRQKDIMKSWALPGNIPVSQANKTAVMLKDGNLQIGPLQAEDSGVYTCYATSNSFNETLYVTVLVFNSTMSGGLENLKTAYTTLVACLVSIVMVLIYLYLTPCRCACCPGQGLEKNDPTDSLHSSTVSISQAQEEMGQERGEGAGKDFSYRHVGFPEAKDQLEQNGRLNPIGEEDEEWQEDNRERRRSDAESVSSVCSDTPMVV; via the coding sequence ATGGGGCGGTCGCTCTGCCTTTCCCGCCGTGCTACTGAAGCAGTGTTCAGAAGACGCAGCTTCATCACAGTTCTACCTCTGGCTCTGTTACTGCCAACAGTGAGAGTCAGCGGGCAGTTACTGGGAAGCTCCCTGGACTGCCACAAGACTTGTGTGTGCGCCAGCAACATCATCAGCTGCTCCAGGATGAATCTAACCAACGTTCCCACAGAGCTTCAACCATATACAGCTGTGCTGGACCTCAGCTTCAACTCCATCAGCAGGCTACGAGCTGAGTGGACCCCTGTCAAACTAAGCAGGCTACACAGTCTGCTGCTCAGCCACAATGGCCtcactttcctctcctctgaggCATTTGTTCATGTGATAAAGCTTCGTTACCTGGACCTGTCCTCCAACGGCCTCCGCCAGCTGGACGAGTACATCTTTGAGCCACTGGAGGACCTGGAGGTGCTGCTGCTTTATAACAACCGCATCTCCCAGATAGATCGTTCCGCCTTCTCTGGCCTCAGCAACCTGCAGAGGCTCTACTTGAGCCAGAACCAGATCTCACGCTTTCCCTTGGAGCTGGTGAAGGAGCGAAGTCGGATTGAATCTCTTAGACTGCTGGATGCCTCCTCCAACCGAATCAAAACTCTGCCCCTCAATGAGCTTCAAGCTCTGCCTGCCTGGATAAAAAATGGCCTGTACCTCCATAAAAACCCTCTGCCCTGCAGCTGTGAGCTGTACGACATGTTGGCACGCTGGAACCTGAAGGACCTCAGCTCTGTCACTGACTTCAGGGACAACCACACCTGTGTGTTGCCaggcaagaaagaaaaagtggcCACACTGGATCTGAACAAGATCTATTTGAACTGCAGCGAGGTCAGAATCATGGATAAAGAAGCCTTTCTGGAGCAATTCCTGGTCCTGGACTGTGACACAAGGCAGAAGGATATTATGAAGAGCTGGGCGCTGCCAGGAAACATCCCTGTGTCTCAGGCTAACAAGACTGCTGTGATGCTCAAAGATGGCAACCTCCAGATTGGGCCCCTGCAAGCAGAAGACTCGGGGGTCTACACCTGCTACGCCACCAGCAACTCCTTCAATGAGACCCTGTATGTCACTGTATTGGTGTTTAACTCCACCATGAGTGGCGGGCTGGAGAACCTGAAGACGGCCTACACCACCCTCGTAGCATGTCTGGTCAGTATAGTTATGGTTCTTATCTACCTCTATCTTACACCCTGCCGCTGCGCTTGTTGTCCAGGACAAGGTCTGGAGAAAAACGACCCCACAGACAGCCTTCACTCTTCAACTGTAAGCATCTCTCAAGCACAAGAGGAGATGGGGCAAGAAAGGGGGGAAGGCGCAGGCAAGGACTTCTCTTACAGACATGTGGGCTTCCCAGAAGCCAAGGACCAGCTGGAGCAGAACGGGAGGCTGAACCCAATAGGTGAGGAAGACGAGGAGTGGCAGGAggacaacagagagagaaggaggtcTGACGCAGAGTCTGTCAGCTCTGTGTGCTCTGATACCCCCATGGTGGTGTAA
- the LOC121894468 gene encoding RNA-binding protein 15-like — protein MKGKERSPVKKRSRVLDDSRDRGGSSKKTGVLTVGSNNGNGSVSSGASSRRSLHGDKRDMRDSDGHTSSSRTSSGYDYGAVSGSKPHGGADVAAETSRSGSRSDPRPPASHESEYKTLKISELGSQLNDEDIEDGLFHEFKKFGDVSVKISRENDMRVAYVNFRRPDDARAAKHARGKLVLYDRPLKIETVYMNRRRSRSPVSKDNFSSGHRHLHSQRPLSPTGLGYRDYRLQQLALGRLPPPPPPHLRDLEGDRDFSMYDARNRPPFIPECAVFRDEDLMTPEDDQRANRTLFLGNLDVSVTESDLRRAFDRFGVITEVDIKRAVRGQSNTYGFIKFENLDMAHRAKVAMSGKVVGHNPIKIGYGKPTPTTRLWVGGLGPWVPLAALAKEFDRFGTIRNIDYRKGEAWAYIQYESLDAAQAACTHMRGFPLGGPDRRLRVDFADTEHRYQQQQQYMQLPLPLPHYDLVPEPFSHRLNDSVRVRERSPPLRYRERDLYSSAEWSGLGVHDRMRGAGFEPIDRLERHSRETWSIERERELQSRDLSRKRRHYLDDGWRLDRSPDSSDYGLRRHGSSLERSPGGSSRDGGRYSDPERLPRSGRTSPARERQNSHDTGFGDKRRRTLSPTVPGSCSEKDRKRKTSDSSKSPARREDRSEHPSSNSSSSKSGQQSKQGAGGQRLSQAWQGVLLLKNSSFPTSLHLLEGDMAVATSLLVEGSKGGQVSQLKISQRLRLDQPKLEEVSRRIKAAGSSGYCILLAVPGKSEDGGAQDASNSTERPLKNLVSYLKQKEAAGIISLPVGGSRDKDHGGVLHAFPPCEFSQQFVDASAKAFAKSEDDYMVMVIIRGAS, from the coding sequence ATGAAGGGGAAAGAGCGATCGCCGGTGAAGAAACGCTCTCGGGTGCTCGATGATAGCAGAGACCGAGGAGGAAGCAGTAAGAAGACCGGAGTGCTGACGGTTGGCAGCAACAACGGCAACGGCTCAGTTTCCAGCGGCGCTTCGTCCAGGAGAAGTTTACACGGTGACAAAAGAGATATGAGGGATTCAGACGGACATACTTCATCCAGTCGGACAAGTAGCGGTTACGACTACGGAGCTGTGTCGGGGAGCAAGCCGCACGGTGGCGCTGACGTCGCCGCGGAAACATCCAGGTCCGGTTCACGCAGTGACCCGCGGCCTCCGGCGAGCCATGAAAGTGAGTACAAGACTCTCAAAATAAGTGAACTGGGCTCCCAGCTCAACGACGAGGATATAGAGGACGGACTGTTTCACGAGTTCAAGAAGTTTGGTGACgtcagtgttaaaataagtcGAGAAAACGACATGCGGGTGGCGTATGTGAACTTCAGGAGGCCCGACGACGCCCGGGCGGCCAAACACGCCCGCGGAAAGCTGGTGCTGTACGACCGGCCTCTGAAAATCGAGACAGTTTACATGAACAGACGTAGAAGTCGCTCTCCTGTTTCAAAAGACAATTTCTCCTCAGGACACAGGCATCTCCACTCTCAGAGACCTCTCTCTCCCACTGGTTTGGGCTACAGAGACTACCGGCTTCAGCAGCTGGCGCTGGGCCgtctcccccctcctccaccgCCTCACCTCAGAGACCTGGAAGGAGACAGAGATTTTTCTATGTACGATGCCAGGAATCGGCCCCCGTTCATCCCTGAATGTGCTGTTTTCCGTGATGAGGACCTGATGACCCCTGAGGACGACCAGAGGGCAAACAGGACTTTGTTTCTTGGCAATCTGGACGTCAGTGTGACAGAGAGTGACCTGCGGCGGGCGTTTGACAGGTTTGGGGTGATAACGGAGGTGGACATAAAGCGAGCAGTACGTGGCCAGAGCAACACCTATGGATTCATCAAGTTTGAAAATCTTGACATGGCTCACCGTGCCAAAGTGGCGATGTCAGGGAAAGTAGTTGGACACAACCCGATTAAAATCGGCTATGGTAAACCTACACCCACAACCAGGCTGTGGGTGGGGGGCCTTGGACCCTGGGTGCCACTTGCTGCGCTGGCCAAAGAGTTTGACCGCTTCGGCACCATCAGGAATATAGACTACAGGAAAGGTGAGGCGTGGGCTTACATTCAGTATGAAAGCCTGGATGCTGCTCAGGCTGCGTGTACTCACATGCGAGGCTTCCCTCTCGGTGGCCCTGACAGGAGACTCAGAGTGGACTTTGCGGACACAGAGCACCgctaccagcagcagcagcagtacatgcagctccctctccctctgccgCACTATGACTTAGTCCCTGAGCCCTTTTCTCACCGCCTTAATGACtctgtgagagtgagagagaggtcCCCGCCACTTCGCTACAGAGAACGGGATCTCTACTCCAGCGCTGAATGGTCTGGCCTGGGTGTCCACGACAGGATGCGAGGAGCTGGATTTGAACCCATAGATCGCCTGGAGAGGCATTCCCGTGAGACCTGGTCAATAGAACGTGAGCGGGAGCTGCAAAGCAGAGATCTAAGCCGCAAAAGGAGACATTATTTGGATGACGGGTGGCGGCTGGATCGCTCACCTGACAGCAGTGACTATGGTCTGCGCCGCCATGGCAGCTCATTAGAGCGCAGCCCTGGAGGGAGCAGCCGAGATGGGGGACGTTATAGTGACCCTGAACGCTTGCCTCGCTCTGGCAGAACCTCTCCTGCCAGAGAGCGCCAGAACAGCCACGACACTGGCTTTGgagacaagagaagaagaacacTTAGCCCAACTGTGCCAGGCTCCTGCTCCGAGAAGGACCGCAAACGCAAAACCAGTGACTCAAGTAAGAGCCCAGCAAGGAGGGAGGATCGCTCAGAGCATCCCTCCTcaaactcctcttcctccaagTCCGGCCAGCAGTCTAAGCAGGGCgctggaggacagagactgagtcAGGCCTGGCAGGGCGTCCTCCTGCTAAAGAATAGCAGCTTCCCCACATCACTGCACCTGCTGGAGGGGGACATGGCGGTGGCCACCAGTCTGCTGGTGGAGGGCTCCAAAGGAGGCCAAGTGTCCCAGCTGAAGATCAGCCAGCGCCTGCGCCTGGACCAGCCCAAGCTGGAAGAAGTTTCTCGTCGCATCAAGGCCGCTGGCTCCAGTGGATACTGCATCCTCCTGGCCGTGCCGGGAAAATCTGAGGACGGAGGGGCTCAGGACGCCAGTAACTCCACCGAGAGACCGCTGAAGAACCTGGTGTCCTACCTGAAGCAGAAGGAGGCGGCGGGCATCATCAGCCTCCCTGTGGGGGGCAGCCGTGACAAGGACCACGGAGGAGTCCTTCACGCTTTCCCCCCATGTGAGTTCTCTCAGCAGTTCGTGGATGCCTCTGCCAAAGCCTTTGCCAAATCAGAGGACGATTACATGGTGATGGTCATTATCAGAGGagcatcatga